TCAATTTTAAATGTATCCGTCGATCCGTTTTAATAAAGCACGTTTGGCATACGTTTTAAAACTCGAGTCCATGTAACGAGTGACCTAGCGATGTTGACGAGGACGCTGCAATAATTGCATTTCTTATGATTAAGAAGACATTAAAGTTACAAGGCTAGATTtttacaaatattattttttatatttacaacCCTGTTTATTATTCAAAGATTTTATAGCGAAACGCTTACAAATATCACACTTgagtaaataaatgtaaaatatagtACATATCGTATATAAATTTCACGAACGACACATAAACTTGAAAAGGGACTCCTAGCAGGAAATCTTGTTTGCCCTTTCCTCGGAGATGGCGAACTTGTTGCAGAGGAAGAAGATGAGGTTTTCCTTGGTGGGTTTGACCTTGCCCTCCGCCACGAGCCGCTTCAGGTTGCGCAGGCGCTGCTTGTGCGGGTACTCGCcgcctggttttgtaccctggtaaaataaataacgttCAGTAGAACGAAAAAATGTTCTTGAGAAATAGAACAAAACAAAACTGAAGAAATACATATGCGGAACATCAAGTAGTTGTTACTTGTTACTCaacataatataatttaaaactaTTCTATATTTTGCACTTTGCTCGTCTTCGGTGGTAATCACACTGGCGCCGCTTTCGAATGCGCACAATATCGGTGTAAGATAAATTGCGCTATAGAAATGCATGGCACTGTCTGGCTCTAAGACGCGCCCCGAATACAACCATTTGATGTGCAACGTACAGTAATTCATCAACGCCTACAATTTAATTGAAAACTGGCGAgaacaaaatcataaaaaataaacatttaaatgtACCGCCTATTTCAAACGTTGGTTAAAAACGGAAATGTTAAAAGTGTTGGCCAAAGCCAATAAACGCATTTGCTATCGACAATCAAAGATTAATTTATAGGCGATCTTTAAATTTTGTTTTCCTTGACGTAGCTCTATTCTCGACTTCATCGCAGATATTCAACTATAAATCTGGCACGCTTGTTAGCTGTTTATCTATCTTTCacattcttgtttttttttgtcgtcAAGCCAGCATTAAACCATTTGACGCTCTCTAAGGAATTGCAACTTATAATACATTATAATCAATAAGTCGAAAATTGACCTTTAAAGTGCTATTCTAAGGGACGTtgaaaatttcataaacgtGTTAACTTCCAGAAATTGTATTTCgttttaagtaagtacataccgTCAACTTTTATCGCTATTCACTCCGTTTAACGGTACCTTATTGGAGTGACTACGAATTGGGAGTCCGTAGGTCAATGTCAAAAAACATATATGAtatagggggctgtccataaattacgtcatcgttttttgacgatttttgaccccccccccccccaatcaTGCTtccaaaatcatgcttcgaatgaccccgtttcctcctaatttatgaatagcccctaggtagGCGGTAGTAGGTGGTACTAATGGTCTTTCCGGATGCGGCGACTGTGTGCCAGCggcacagacacagacacagagtTGCGCCTAACAACTCGCAGCTTCACtttaaatgtgttaaaaatatcGACCGAGAAGAACAATCATACCTCATCAGCGTTCGGTGAGTAGTCAGGTGGCGGAATGCCGATAATGGAGCTGTCCCACATGACGGGGTGCCACGGGCGGCGCACcggctgcggcggcggcgcggcggccacCGGCGGCCGCAGCGGCAGCGACTTCACGTCCACGTACTGCTCTTCCTCGAACTCCTCCTCCTGCGCCGCTTCTATCGCCGGAACCTCCTCACTGCCTTCCCGGCTCATAGTGGTGCTGAGGAGACAACAGCTGTCTTTAGATCAAGTTCATCAATCAAGACAAACCTACTAGTTAAACACAGatcttaacaataaaagttATCATTTTCTATATAGAAAGGAAAGCTAACTCCAAATTGAGTTACCAAACAGATAATAACAGTTAGTGTACTACAGATAGACAGAAAAATCTGCAGACTATTTTAGCATGACACTCGTTGTCAAGCGTGACTACTTAAAGTCGCACTTGCTAAACGGTTGGGAGTCTTTTAAGCTTTTCaactatatgtatacctacagtgtgtcctcttatttttttttttcaaagattAGTCATACCTACTCATTTTATGGGGCCAGCTCCACGCaatcgcaaaaaaaattgtCGACCCATATAATACTTTGACATCCGATTAGCCAATGGGCAGTTTTTTCGCAAGTTCAGGGCAATTTATACTTGGTcgagcagatcttgtcagtagaaaaaggcgacaaatttgaaaaatgtaggcgcgaagggatatcgtcccatagaaaatttgaatttcgcgcctttttttactgacaagttttggtatatatatatatcaatttaagaaatttttgatagataaataataatatagttgttcaagcagatcttgtcagtagaaaaaggcggcaaatttgaaaaatgtaggcgcgatgggatatcgtctcatagaaaatttgaatttcgcgcctttttctactgacaagatttgcttgaccaagtacataaatgtttttatatttttattcgcAGTTTTGTTGTAGCTTTGTCTATtgttgtaagtacctaatacatatataaatattaaaaattctGAAATTTAGTACCTAGCCAAAGCTGACTTCAGCAGCATTTAGGTTAACCTACTTTCAGTAAAGTAAACAAAAAGTGTTAGTCATTGTTGCATGCCTACATTGAATGAGATCATGGCAAACAAAAGAGACATTTGTCAAGATTCACTGAAATAaatagaccgcgggccaggagcaaatatagtcagtcatcgcctcccgctttaTAAGTACTTtctcagatgatagtttagatgttatcgtgaattaaaaaaaatgtcagccggttgtatcgcggtggaaagaccgtcagttgatcacatgaatatgtaaaaaacaaatatattttttttttcagtcatcccctcccgtttgatactctgtcagatgatagtttagatgctttTATAAATAGAAAAAACCTTAagccggttgtatagcggtggaaTGACCGTCATctacttgcataaacatgtaaaaaataggCGCCTTACCATTTATGTCCGCAAATCCATAAGGTGTTTATTAAAATGCGTGATGAAATATCAAACGGGAGGCGAAAacaaaatttattatatttttttacatgtttcgctggctgccattcctcaatccaccaacggagcggcagctgacgccCATGAGGGTTCATCGTACATAAACGTTAACCACTATACGAGTTATCACCCGAgaggcgattggtcatggaaatctgttcctggcccgcggtctaaaAAGAAAACGTAATCCGAACGTCATGAAGCTGTAATAAGAACTGCGCATTTAGgcaccggtttttttttttacttatattacttggcaatgtatcaaaAGCATTTTTATAAGACGACTGCAATACAACGCCATACATTAGGTAGGTTACATGAAGTAGGTTTAGGTAAGTAGTAGATCTATTTTTTCACGGTATGAATTATTGGTTAAGATGACCGAGACATCAATAAAGCCCATATAGGTACTAGGGTGTAActcactaaggcccacttgcaccattccactcacccccgaggttaaccggttaaacctggagttaccataattaccagtacaatttgaaacTTGGttgacggtttaaccgcttaaccccgggttagtgggatggtgcaagtggccctaagagttatatttatttatcatgcATGTTTTAggtaaactgtttttttttaaacgtaatgtcttattatgtattattttgtCAGTTAATCATTTACCACTTACTGTAATGACGTTCAGAACCACAATCCTCGGTTATCACAAAGCAAAACGTCCGCCGCTCAAAACATGCGCTGCCCAATACCAATTTTATTATTGGCTTTcaatctcaagcagttttatttatattcacaGTACAGTGTGCCGGCGCACGGACGGATCACGACTGAAATTAATTACTTTCTCCCCCGTGGGTTTGTGATCGGGCAAAACAGTTCCTTCATGACGATAACTTGGACAATTCCCAGTAAAATAGGAACATTAAAACCATTATTGACATCTGGGACGCTGGCCGAAATCCGTGCCAACAATTTAAGATACAATGACGCCTGGTAGTTTCCATTTGGATCATGCCTACATGTAGCTATATGAATGAACGTGATTGCTACGGGAATAGCCTAATACTACCGGTATTTGTGTGCATCTGTTCCTTCGGCATGGAAATTTACCAAATTATTATAGGCTTCATACCTCCTGGGTACAAGTTTCAATATCTGACTTTAGAGAACGTATTTATTCATATTAGCCATAAACTGGGATCGTAAAAATTCTCATTCACAATTGCATAAAAATAGCAAGGATGAAAAAGATTCTTCATCAACTTTAGTACGCGAATTCTACCTATGCAATTCATGGTCCTTCTAGCCGGATTGAACAATACTAGACATTCAAGAACTCCGGTTGGTGGACCATGCCTGTGTATCAAAATCTAACGGGGTGTTAAAAAGTtgcagttaaaaaataaatttggcactaataataagaaataaaaccacagtaaacataacaataacatagtcattttatttcaaaaacaTCTAAAACTAGTTAACAATGAAGAATCCatgaatataaaaatatgtatctaCTTAACATTTTTTCTGGGTCATTAACTAACCATCGAGTAAACCAACAATTAATTAACCATCATTAAtactgaaaattaaaatttcctAAACCGACAATTATTGGACTTTGATATAAGAACACATTTAACAACTTTCTATTTTTATATCTTGctggttttgtttttatttgaaatTTCACGCCTGATTTGCTGCGTCGACAAGCATGGCAAACAGTGAAATCTTAGTTTGATTACGCAACAAGTACCCGTTACCTTCTGATTAGGCTTTATCAAAAACGGTGTTGACAACGGACACGCTCTACTAACACTGTATTAGCAAATAATCTCAGCCTTAATCTCCTATGCACCTGCGACAATTTCATCGAACGAAGCTTCATGCTCTGACCTACCTAGCATGAATTCAGGCAAGGTGACACCTAAAGCCGCACTGTAACGAGGCATAGTTTCCGCCCAATATGCTGCTTTCGAATCGGCGCCTGCGAACTCTTCAGGCCCCAATTCAGTCTCGTCGGCGATTTCGGCGGCAGCTTCGGCCTCAGCGTCCACACTCCTTCTCAGCCGGCGCGCAGCGGTCGGCTGCGGCGCCGCAGCGGTCGGCTGCGGCGCCGCCGCGGCCGCCGCAGGCACGGCGCTGGCGACCGCCGCGACCGGGCTGGTAGCGGCGGCGGTCGGTGTGGCTTGGCTTGCTTTTTTCCGTTTTAGTTTTCTTCCATACCCGGTATTAGCCACTACATATGCGGCAGATTTCTGTGTAGGAGTTGCGTTGGCAGCTACAACTTTACTCTCGGCGCCTTCGCTTGTAGTTACAGCAACCGGAGGTACGGGGGGTTGTGATTGAAACTCTTTGAGTTCCTGATATGCTA
The Cydia splendana chromosome 8, ilCydSple1.2, whole genome shotgun sequence genome window above contains:
- the LOC134792864 gene encoding uncharacterized protein LOC134792864 — its product is MSREGSEEVPAIEAAQEEEFEEEQYVDVKSLPLRPPVAAAPPPQPVRRPWHPVMWDSSIIGIPPPDYSPNADEGTKPGGEYPHKQRLRNLKRLVAEGKVKPTKENLIFFLCNKFAISEERANKISC